Within the Megalopta genalis isolate 19385.01 chromosome 11, iyMegGena1_principal, whole genome shotgun sequence genome, the region CGATAGCGACCCCTCCTCTCCTAATCGTCGCTTAATTACCTAATTAAATTATACAGCGCGTTTTATTACGCTCGCGTTGACTAGCAATACACGGTTTGGCATCGTTAATCGTAGAGAAATCCGTGACATTATGTTACGCGCTCGCCtccgaaatattatttcaagacGGAACAGTAGTATGTAACTCTCTAATTGCGCGCCAGTGGCGTAGAAACGGCTCGACGCGCCCCCCAGACAAAAACCGTGGGGATCCACTCGTACAAGCCCAGGCACGCACGCacatttatacatatacatacggaCGCACGGTGCATCGTTACGCAACGTGCATCCACGCGGGAATGCACTCGTCCGCCGCGGCGCGACAAAAACGGGAATCGTTGCAGTTAATGAACGCTGATAATTCGTCCCGGATAAAATCGGCCGGTTTTTCTGCGGCGGGATAAACGCCGACGATTTCGCAATCGGCCGGCTCTCGTCGCCGAGACGCGCGCCTTGTCAAATTATTTGCGGATCGGGCTGATCCTGGACTCGGCTCGGCGGGGCGTCGCGTCGTTGCGCCAGGCTTTTTTGGTCCGGTGATCGactaaaagaaaattattcgcTAATACAGTCGTTGACGTGGGAGGTATGGCTCGCGTTTTACAGAACAGGGCCGCGCGTCTTTTGCGAAGAGATTGCCGTTATTAAATTTTAGGGTCTGTAAATGCTGCGTGTTTTTTGATTTCGCGGACACCGAGGAGAGAGCCGAGAACGAGGATCGTAAAGAAATCGTCGTGAAAATCTCTTTTTCGTTATTAAACCTCGAGCCTTCGACAGCCCCATAAAACTTATActatagattttatgcattcgacAGAATTATTCGGGCATCGTGAGAGAGTCGAACGTGTCTCACATCCTCCGATGATTAAAAGTCGCGTCGCAGGCGAATTAACGGATGCTGCGCCTTTAAATTTCATTCGGTCGAACAAATTACGTGTACAGGGGTCTCGTAAAAATCTCGGCTCGAAAAAATTCGATAAGCGCGGCTCTTGCTCTTACTTAATTAGACGATAAGCTCGATCGTTTATATAGAATCTAACCAGACCGTAAAATCTCTTGCCGTTCCTTGTTTGTCTTCGCAGAAGCAGCCGCAGCTCGGAAAACGTCGCGGCGACGGTCTAAGATGTATCGTTTCGTCAAAATTGAAACCTTTGGGATAACGAATCGGCCTTAAAACTAGGATGTTTCTACGCCACCGTAAAAAATAGGACTCTGTGCTTTGGTAGATGATTGCAAGATCGAGATACGATGGTCCCGATCGGTGAGATCAGTGGCTCGCGTAGACGAGATCGTTTCCGCGAAAGATTGCTTCGATCATCGACTTCCGGTTGAACTTTCCGCCCCTGGACTCGACGATCGCCACCAGTTGCTGATATCGCTTCCACGCGGTCACCGAGGCCGCTTCCCCTTCCGGCGTATTCTTAATCTTCTGATACACATCCGTGCTCCTGACCGCAGCTTCCGAAGTCTGACAGACGCTTTCCGTGTCCGGTATCATCTGAAATATCACACGGAACCCAATCAGAACCGGCGATACCCGGGGTGAGTCGAAAACATAATTCTCTTCTCAACGCGCGATACCAAATTTTTACTACAGCTGGAGAAAATAATTGTTCTTTACATGCTTCGTATAATTTCTATCGATCGGTTAATCTTAAATTGAATTCGATTTTCCCCTTCGCGTTTTAGTATCTTTTTGCGGAGCTAAATTTTTATTACATCGGAGAAcctcaatttttaatttctgcaCTTTGAACGAAAATTGAATCCTTCTtgtaattttctatttatttcgcACTTTCTCTCTTACGTTTCGTCGCTGATGCTAATCGATTGTAGCCGGATTCGTCGGGAGATCAAGCgaacattttcgtaaaccaTTGGCAGCGATCGTTAAAGATCAGAATTCAATCTTCCGTGGCTTTCTGTAACGCTCTGCACGCCGGCAGCCACGACGAGAGATCGAATATTCTATTTTGAAAAGTGCTCGGTCTAGCCGAGCAAGCCGCTTCGAAAACTCGATACTTCCATTTGCTAAACCCTTTATTCTCCGTTCGACAAAAAGCTCTTGAGCCCTGTAGCCACGCATCGTTCCAGTCAAACAGAGGATTCCGAATCGTCAAGCCGTAGTTTACAACCGTTGCTTCCGCTAAAATTCGCTCTGCAAGATATTACTTACTGTCAACCACCCTTAACCAGACGAAGTCCCATTGTTCCCGACGTGGCTGCCTATTGTTCGTGAAAAGTTCACAACTAAAAGTACAGAATTTCTAAAAGGTTTCGAATGCGTTCTATCGGATTGAAAAACTTCAATGAGACTCGCGTGTGAGAACTTGCAGAGAACTTTAATCGACGATTACGGCTCCGTAAAGTGCTAAGATAATCTGTCAAACGGTGTCAATTTTAATTCTCTCAATCTTGAAATTAAAGTCAGTTCTATAAAATTGTGATTTCCCCTGTCGATCGGCGATCGATTTAAAATGCAACGTTAAAGGTAGAATGCACGTCGCACGATTGCTCGTTTATCACGAGATCGGAGCGCAAGAAAAATCCGCAAATTACCTCGGTCCGCTCGCGACGAGCCTTAAAAAGTAATCACACAAATGACAAAAGCGCCACCGTGCGTACGACATTTATTCTCCGTCAAAGGGGGCGAGGAACGAAAGTCTCGCGGCGAAAGGACCGGATCGTTTCAAGGACGCAATTAATGACGAAACAAATCCCAATCGGCGTTCCTTATTTTTCCGCTTATCGTGCTAATTAGTGCCGATTCCGGTCCCCGAGCAGAGCCTCGTCGTCCGACCAACACGCTGGAAAAGCCCGGGCTTTAATCACGGTCCTCGATCTCGAAACGTTTGCTCCGGTCGACCGATGTTTGTAGGACGCCGTGTATACACATGTAACACAAGCCTAAAGCCAGCCCCCTCCCGAAATCAATACTCGGCATTACACTGTTACTAAGGATTCCCATCCCCCATCGCCAGATTCACCCCCGTGCCAACCGCGGCCAACTCCGGCGCGGTTCAATGGCCAAAATACAGGACTCCGTGTGTTACATTTACTCGAAAACTTCGCCTGCATTGTCTCCGTTCTATTCATTGTCAGCTTCCCGCCCGATCGTTTGGAAAACCTATCCTGGTTTCACGGCTTTCACGGAGATCATCCCCCAAAATTATACAACCTCGCGGAATTTTCAGCAACGCGAAGATCCCGATTATCGTTCCGAGTATTAGGATAAATTTAATCTCCCTCGTTCGAGTCGAACGAGAAGAGTTTGATTTATTTACGATAGCGTTCTCATGCTGCGCTCGGTTTTTATTCGTTCTTCGAAACGTACGTTTTTAATGTACGAGCGAAAAAATAGCATGTGGCTCGAGCGATTCGTGTCCCGAGAAATAATCGGTTGATAAACCCTTTCCCGGGAATCggaattttatgtattttgcAGCAAATGATTTTCTGCGCCTTATTTTATTCGCGCAGCATAAATTCGGTACGCTAACTTGCGCCGGTAAAGAGTAGAAAAAGTGGAGGCTGGCTTTACGATATTTGCAGTAAAGTTTTTAGTATTTCTTTTTATAGGTAAGAACGTTCTCCTCCGAAATGGATATCGCGATGCTAAAGTTAAATCATACTATTCGTATGCTTCGATAATAAAAAACAAGAGAGAACGTTACATTTATCTTTCACTTACGCCCAGTGCAGAAACGCCACATACATATAGAGTCGCGGAGCCGTAAAGCTTTAATAAAGATTAATAAAGTTTTTCCTGTATGGCGAACCTCGTAAAACCCTTAACAGCGGCCATGAATCTCCATTTAAATCCCCTTTATGTAAATTACGTTGAAAAATATCAATTTGTACGAATGTACGCCCCCTAACGAACAGAGTGCAATAAACAACCCTACCGAAAGTATAATACGATTTGTAAAAGATTTTCAGAACTAACTCCCTTCATCGAGAAATTATCTCGCGAATTTTGATTATTCCTGGTACAGTGGCGTATATTAcagaaaaatcagaataaacattAACTTGCTACATTAGAAATTCGCCTAAAGGTACATATTTATTCAACGAAATTCGACTAAAAGCGAATTTGCATCGCTGAACACGTTTCATCGAGATAACAATGTTTCTTCCCTCTGAAAATTGAGGGAGCACGGAAAAAGAAAGCGGAACGCGATTTTTAATACAAGATGGCGCCACCTCGCGCAAAACGAAAGATAGCAGCCCCGAGGGGAAGTTTTCAAACAAGTAATTATTTGAAGAGAACGGCGAACGGGGGTGGCTCGCCGGGGAATTGCATTTTACGAGAGTAGTTTCTAGATGGTTTCCACGTCCTTCGGAATCTCCTGTTTTACGCTGGAAATATTGGCCGAGTTTCTCTCCCTCTTCCCCGTTCGACAGCGAGGAAGGAAAGAGAACAATAATTCTGACGAGCTCGTAATACAGGAATTGCTACTTTTATGGCTGGAAAAAAAGTCCGGTTACCGTCTTCTATTTTCTGTTCGGGGGGGAGGGAAGTTTAAGCACAGGCCCCCGAACGGTAAGTTCCGCAGACTCGCCCCGGCCACTTTAACTTTTTCCACTTCCGCTCCAGAGGCACGATAAACATTTATCTTCTTCGGAAATTCGCGGACGTGCAGGCTTCAGATTGCCCCTCTCTTCTCGCCGACAACTTCTATTCGAGAAGTTTCgggacggcgcggcgcgacggtgCTCGATGCAAATTTTTATTGCGACTCGATCGACGGCCGTCCGACCGAGAATAAAATACCACCCACGCGTCTACTCAAATTTATTGCCCTTTTAAACCGCGCTGTACGAACTATATTCCTTGCAATTGCAACAATTGTCTCCAACTCTTGCAAACTCGCTCTTTCCATCGTGAAATCATCTTCCAATTACCAGCGACGTTATCGTATTACGAAATtccagatacagtaatgtctcccttattgacgcttagattgcgcacaaaaatggacaatttgggaagattttTGACAATTTGCGCctcgttttatagttacgaattatcaacaactataaaaacgagaattaaggctcgaataatcgtacctcctcttcccaaattgtccatttttgtgcacaatctgagcgtcaattagagagacattactgtaatttgatTTACGAACTACAGGAAAATCTCTCGGACAGTCGCCGCGATTGAATTGTAAGGTGTCAGCTCTAGCATACGAAGATATCATTCTTCGCGGCTCGCCTTTATAGTTGCCAACATCtcgtgagggagagagagagagagagagagagagagagagaacgaaatgTAGTTTCCATTACACCCCAAGTTTAAACGATCCGATCCAGTAAGCACCTATACAGAGTAGATCCAAGATTCTTATGTTCCGCGTTCAATTATTCTGCCGATAATCCGTTTTCATTAGAACTTGTTGGACGGCTTCTATACATAAGCCGGCTAACTCGCGACAAGCTAAACGCGTAATCTTCTTATCGCGCGGTCGTCTAGttcgaatttattaaaaatttacccAGCCGGACAAGTTTCAGCCGTCGAATTCAGTTAGCCCGTTCCCAACTCCTCGATGGAACGTCGGAAGCGAGAGCTTCCCGCGATAGTTTTAACGTGTACACGCGAGTGAAACTTTGATTTTCAATTGTGGATCTTTGATTCGAGTTTCTTGGGAAGCGTCGATCTCGGAGACAGGCACAACCCCGGCAACGTTTTGATTAGCTCGCCGGCGCGTTTAATTCCTATTCCGTCAAGTTATTCGGCCCGAAGCTTTTGATTAACGCTCTCCGAATTAAACTTTGAAACTCAATTACTGGCTCTGTCATGTTAAGCCTCGGGGCCCTCGGCTTCCAGAGCGCGATCGAAAGTCGCGTTTGTTTTTCGCGTCCCGGCGAGCTTTTGATTAACCATCTGTGAATTCCACTTGAAAATCTAATTGCCATTCGTTACCGAGCGAGcgtgagagcgagagatagagagagagagagagagagagagagagagagaaagattcgGGTTTTTTCTGTCCCCGGTGTTGTTCCGTTTCAATTGATCAATCGCCGATCCGCTGATTGAACTTGTTAATTGCGATTCGGAGAGACTTGCGCGCACCACGGACACAATATTTTTCACTTGATTTCGGATTCCGACGAAACGCTTTAAAACGCGACAAAACAAAGTCGAAATTTCGCCGATAGAAATCCTCAAACGCTTCCTTGAAAATGTAGCTTTCATTTTTCGCGCCACTGGATCCAGTTCGAACGATTCAAGTGTATCAGCGAGCTAGCATGAAACTGTTAGACAGTGAAACTAGGTCGCAAACTGTTGATAAAACTgctaacgaatgaagaaactgTAGAGCCTGCCGAGTATTACATATATAACGTAACAAACTTGAAGACAAATTTTCTTTCTAATACTGAATTCCGAGCGAAAAGAGCCCACGAAGAGTTATCAAATGCCGAACGAAGACCATGAAGACGCGCAGCAATGAACTCCGAACATTTTCGAAACCATTCCCCGAAGTCCGAACCACCCTTGACAGAACCGAACCACAACCTCCGAAACCCGAACCGCGAAGAATAAAGCAATCCCGAATCACAGAAGCTGGGGAGCGAAGAATCCCGAGGACGAAGCGCGGGAGAGGTAAATCTCGAAGACCGTCGCCAGAAGATAGGATCATTGAACCCACCTCGTCGATCAGCAgcgtcctcttcttcttcttcttcttctcttctcCTTCCTCCTCGTTCTCCCTTCTTCGGATCGTTCCCTGGTCCTGATCCAATTAACCAACGGGTTAAGGTCGTTTCTCACGGTGTCGACGGagaaggaggagaaggaggaggaggaggaggacgtcGATGATGACCGTGGAGAACGGTATCGTGGAAATCGGAGCTGGATCGATGGAACGCCGCGAAAGCGGATTCGGAGCACAGCACGGTCCAAGAGTAACTGAAGAAGGCCAACAAACGGGCGACTGCGACGGGCGACCATCAGCTGGTTTCCCCGATTAACTCGGCTCCCCCTCCTCTCCACGGGGGAACCCACATGTGCCGGCCATATGGGGGGAAAACGGCGGCGGTGGGCCCCGAGCCCCGAGTCCCGATTCTCGGCGAGGGAGGCGCCGCGGGCTGGAGAGACGGAGGAAGGGAGACACGGCTAGGGAACCCACCTCTTTCAGGTTTGCACCCTCGACAGTAGTCTCCCCCGTGCCGAGGGTTCGCTTCCGGCCACTGTTCGCGTGCCAACGATTTTTAAACCTCCAACGATCACCCGGCTGCCTTCGCTCTGCCCTACCCTGTCACGCGGACCCCCACGCGATCCTCCGACCCTTCGGAATCGCTCctccaaagggttaacataTTTTCGAAACCCTTCCTTCTCCCACTTTCGAAATCTCCGCAATTTTCGTTCCTGTTTCTCTCGCTCGAAGAGTCTCGCTCTTTTCGATGTTACGTGGAATTTTGCTCTGTAATCTTCTCCACTACTCGTTGCCTCGACTCGTTAAATACACGGCAatattttaaggtaaattaCTCGATGATGCGAGAATCATTGTTGGATCAATATTTATTAGTTGGGTATGGTTTGCGGGAAAGAATAAAGTGTTTGTGCACACAATTAGATACAAAGTGTAATTATCTAACAATCGAGATTAGTGAAATTTGTACAGATTCGTTCGAAACTTTACGCGAGTACAGGATACAAAGGTGTACCGGAAAGTTGTCGATAGAGTGCAAGGCAGCTCCCGTTTTATTTAGAAATTCCTAGAAGCATCGATCAGTGTACTTATTGATTTCAAGACCGTTCTATGTACATAATTTCTTGCGACGTAGCCAGGCGAAGCGAATTATCGGGAGGCTCTCGTCGGTCGCGTCCATTTATGGCGTTTTGCTCGGGAGCCTATCGCCGGACAATTTTCTGCGATAGCCCGGAATGTTGTGGGAATATCACGGGGCTCGGTGTACATCGTAATCTCTTATTACATTATTTGATCTTCTATTTTGATTTGCTCGGGAACGCCGCGGTTCGAACAGCGTGGCAAGAAAACGTTCGCGAGAACGAAGAGACGATAAACGGTCTTTGCTCTCGTCGTTGGACGCAATGACACAAGCGAAGGAGTATTAAGAGAGCTAAGAGGCCTGAATACGTAAAGGGTTTCTCGCGGATGTAATGACGCGAATTAACACGCCGGGGATGAGCTTATGGAAATAGGATTATGCAGATAAGCGGAGCGTCTGTTGGCGAGAGAACGTTTAAAagacaatataataatttccGTGGTCGCAGCAGCGCCTCCCTGGTATTTAATTCTTAGAACACGGCGAGTACGCCCCGGCCATTTAGCTTTCCTAACTTCAATATCTCGCGTTACCTTTCTAGGCAGCTCGATTGTTGTCCAGGTGTGTTCCAACTTCAACagagatagagggagagagaaagagagagagagagagagagagacgaggaggaggagaggCAGTTTAATTAGCAGGGCGTGCTGAATATCGG harbors:
- the LOC143260276 gene encoding uncharacterized protein LOC143260276 → MIPDTESVCQTSEAAVRSTDVYQKIKNTPEGEAASVTAWKRYQQLVAIVESRGGKFNRKSMIEAIFRGNDLVYASH